DNA from Synergistes jonesii:
GTCTCTTACAAGGACATTAAGGCTTTTATGAATGATTTGAAGGGTGTCTATCAGGCTCCTACACTGGAGCAGGCCGAGGAAGGGCTTGACAGACTTGAAGAGAAGTGGGGCTCGAAATACCCGTCTTCGGTAGCGAGCTGGCGGAACAACTGGCCTCAGTTATCCGCTTATTTCAAGTATCCCTATGAGCTGCGCCGGATGATCTATACGACAAACCAGATCGAGAACTACAACCGGCAGCTCAGGAAAGTGACAAAAACACGTACGATCTTCCCCTCAGACGACGCCCTTCTCAAGCTCCTTTATCTTGCGACGATGGACATCACTGAAAAGTGGACCGGCAGGGACAGGGACTGGAGTAAAATTCTGTCACAGCTGTGCATTTACTTTGAGGAACGCATAGAACCCGGAGATCTGGAATAGCCCTAAACGCCTATAAGAAAAGTCCGGGCTGCAGTCCATTGACAGCCCGGATAGCGTATGTCATTATGGTGATACTGAAGCAGTAACGGTAACCCTTTGATGTCTTACATCGATCCAGGGGCAAGGGGTTTACACAGAATAAGTTACACTACCGCGTATTCCTCGACGTAATATCCGCCGTCTTCGGGCAGGGCAACGTCA
Protein-coding regions in this window:
- a CDS encoding IS256 family transposase, which translates into the protein VSYKDIKAFMNDLKGVYQAPTLEQAEEGLDRLEEKWGSKYPSSVASWRNNWPQLSAYFKYPYELRRMIYTTNQIENYNRQLRKVTKTRTIFPSDDALLKLLYLATMDITEKWTGRDRDWSKILSQLCIYFEERIEPGDLE